One Lacticaseibacillus rhamnosus genomic window carries:
- a CDS encoding L,D-transpeptidase codes for MKRITELMHHLAAMMHYLHSHHLKPKYRNRLLFIAVFITVCLIAVFTGQHAKESASTASSYASVTKLAKTNHTPSYTAAEITRVTPKKIDWKAPSESRPYPDVSKHPNLSLHVNLKKQRVFIKDGSKTLYTMYASTGIDDTTPHGDFTIQDERGYEFFNPNEQMGAHYYTSFYLHGTYLFHSVPTDVNGNYIQSEAAKLGKKPGSHGCVRLSISDAKWIYEHIPTGTPVSIH; via the coding sequence GTGAAACGAATAACCGAACTGATGCATCATCTTGCCGCGATGATGCATTACCTTCATTCACATCATCTGAAACCAAAGTACCGGAATCGCCTGCTTTTCATTGCTGTCTTCATAACGGTGTGTTTGATCGCAGTCTTTACCGGACAACATGCTAAAGAGTCAGCTTCGACAGCGTCAAGCTATGCATCGGTCACAAAACTCGCCAAGACTAACCACACGCCGAGTTACACCGCTGCTGAAATTACTCGGGTTACGCCTAAGAAGATTGACTGGAAAGCACCTTCCGAAAGTCGGCCTTATCCTGACGTCTCCAAGCATCCCAACCTCTCTTTGCATGTAAACTTGAAAAAGCAGCGGGTATTTATTAAAGATGGCAGCAAAACGCTTTATACAATGTATGCATCCACGGGCATTGACGACACAACCCCGCACGGTGACTTTACCATTCAGGATGAGCGCGGTTATGAATTCTTTAATCCTAACGAGCAAATGGGTGCACATTATTACACCAGTTTTTACTTACATGGTACCTATCTTTTTCATTCCGTACCGACAGATGTCAACGGTAACTACATTCAATCCGAAGCAGCAAAGTTGGGTAAAAAGCCGGGATCACACGGGTGCGTGCGGCTGAGTATTTCTGATGCCAAATGGATTTATGAACATATCCCAACAGGAACGCCGGTTTCAATTCATTAA
- a CDS encoding QueT transporter family protein, giving the protein MKQTKMGIRGWVLNALVAAIYIVLSLGPASLNLASGAIQFRLSESLNHLVVFDRRYLIGVVSGVVIFNAIFSPLGWLDVVFGGGQSLIGLSVVAWLAPKLKQLWQRFALNIAVMTLTMALIAVEIIWTGHLKFATMFLPTYGSLMLSEFIVMTLSAPVMLALDRIVHFRTAMAQK; this is encoded by the coding sequence ATGAAGCAAACAAAAATGGGTATTCGCGGTTGGGTTTTAAATGCTTTGGTGGCGGCTATTTATATTGTTTTATCGTTAGGACCGGCCAGCCTTAATCTTGCCAGCGGGGCGATTCAGTTTCGACTCTCGGAAAGCTTGAATCATTTAGTGGTCTTTGATCGTCGCTACTTGATCGGCGTGGTTTCTGGCGTCGTCATTTTTAACGCGATTTTTTCGCCATTAGGCTGGCTGGATGTTGTCTTTGGTGGCGGTCAGAGCCTAATTGGGTTATCGGTGGTAGCTTGGTTGGCGCCTAAGCTAAAGCAATTATGGCAACGTTTTGCGTTGAATATTGCGGTCATGACCCTGACGATGGCGTTGATTGCAGTTGAGATTATTTGGACCGGTCACTTGAAGTTTGCCACCATGTTTTTGCCAACATATGGATCTCTGATGCTGTCTGAGTTCATTGTCATGACTCTTTCTGCCCCAGTGATGCTGGCACTTGATCGGATTGTTCATTTTCGGACGGCCATGGCGCAAAAATAG
- the gltB gene encoding glutamate synthase large subunit translates to MKRLKDDTNLMYLPEYEHAACGMGFIAQVDGHASHEIVEKALTMLQRMNHRGGTGAEPDTGDGAGILMAMPDAFFRDEMTQAGLTLPAKGDYAVAQLFLPHDEAKKAAMLQAVVDQIDDAGFPILRTRNVPFIYENCGPAAQQAMPGFVQIVVQRPADTKAGREFEDHLYALRRQLEKTFDRQSMYICSFSSRTLVYKGMLHAYQVSLFYPDLHRPQMQSAICLIHSRFSTNTFPSWDRAQPFRFLAHNGEINTLKGAENWMTSHGIEIYDETDSDSAKLENCMEYLYRHGRSIPQSLLMMVPEAWGAGTEMSDEQRAFDEYNATFMAPWDGPAALCFTDGIQVGAFLDRNGLRPSRYTLTNQRQLVVASESGVVDIDPGDIVEKGILAPAEMLLLDTSTGRIFKTDELKRHCAEGYPYQQWINANRLTLDQLPEVQPKEDIAPDQLKKLWLRHGYTHEVIQTALIPMAENGGEPVLAMGFDSPLAVLSNHPQSLFTYFKQSFAQVTNPPIDPLREKVVIGTFGFLGRDGDCTRDTADNCHKLKIDSPILDDQAYAKVLSLDLPLLKVAKLSLAYDLTDRPDRLAHVLKELFTQAENAIDNGATILILTDRPVADNQLTIPVLLAVSGLHNYLVRQGKGTAASLVVDTAEACEIHHFACLVGYGAAAIHPYGAFATLRERGYDQQLPSFCAAATKGIIKIMSRMGISTTAGYQGAQLFEAVGLADDVVAQYFTGTPSRIGGINLNQLENEYYQKYQLAFSHHAIDDLPSGGSFQFKADGEAHLYNPKSIYQFQKAVRSGDYQAYQQYAAEVEQEAKTTPVTLRSMWTIVPSGQQAVPLSEVEPVSAIVKRFKAGAMSFGALSEEAHETIAIAMNRLGARSNSGEGGENRNRFHVGADGVNRNSKIKQVSTARFGVNTEYLMSAEEIQIKMAQGAKPGEGGQLPAGKAYPWVASIRGSIAGVQLISPPPHHDIYSIEDLAQLIYDLKQVNPYAKINVKLVSSTGVGTIAAGVVKAGADTVVISGYDGGTGAAPRNSTRDCGLPWEMGLADAHQTLALNRLRQRTTLEVDGKLLTGRDIAVAIMLGAEEFSFGTLTMVALGCVMMRKCNLNTCPVGIATQNPELRKLYAGRPENVMHMMQFLAEDLREQMAALGYRTVDQMVGHGEHLKPRYVPYGKAKTLNYDRMLGKTVPIARKKANPFKPKYDWPDLDRFAETSLKQQNATSIDLPINNVDRAVGTRLGGWIAAHFGNNGLKPGQLQFNYHGTAGQSFGAFITQGLAIKLVGEANDYVGKGLSGGRLIVAAPEQARELYTHSPIVGNVACFGATGGEAYFNGRAGERFCVRNSGAQVVVEGVGNNGCEYMTGGVAVILGRTGRNFAAGMTGGVAYVYDWTHDFAKNCSQELVDLYRLDEAGDDSVLLDLLKKHVQYTQSETAEMILTHWETEKTKFVKVYPRDYHKMRDLIQKFTKPELSEEQVIEQAFDTAMGNGH, encoded by the coding sequence ATGAAAAGATTAAAAGATGATACCAATCTAATGTATTTGCCTGAATATGAGCATGCGGCTTGTGGCATGGGTTTTATTGCCCAAGTTGATGGTCATGCCAGTCATGAAATCGTGGAAAAGGCATTGACTATGTTACAGCGGATGAATCATCGTGGGGGTACTGGCGCGGAACCTGATACCGGTGACGGTGCCGGAATCCTGATGGCAATGCCGGATGCGTTTTTTCGCGATGAAATGACGCAAGCAGGATTGACACTGCCGGCTAAGGGTGACTATGCGGTTGCCCAATTGTTCTTACCCCATGATGAAGCCAAAAAGGCCGCCATGCTGCAGGCTGTGGTTGATCAAATTGACGACGCGGGCTTTCCGATACTTCGGACCCGTAATGTGCCGTTTATTTATGAAAATTGCGGCCCGGCTGCGCAACAAGCAATGCCGGGTTTTGTTCAGATTGTGGTGCAACGTCCGGCTGACACAAAGGCCGGGCGTGAATTTGAGGATCATTTATATGCGTTACGCCGCCAGTTGGAAAAGACCTTTGATCGGCAATCAATGTACATTTGTTCTTTTTCCAGTCGCACGCTAGTCTATAAAGGCATGTTGCATGCGTATCAAGTCAGTCTTTTTTATCCGGATTTGCATCGACCACAAATGCAAAGTGCTATCTGCCTGATTCATTCGCGTTTTTCGACCAATACGTTTCCCAGCTGGGATCGGGCACAACCGTTTCGTTTTCTGGCGCATAACGGTGAGATTAATACGCTTAAGGGCGCCGAAAATTGGATGACAAGCCACGGCATCGAAATTTATGACGAAACCGATTCCGACTCTGCTAAGCTGGAAAACTGCATGGAATACTTATATCGACACGGCCGTTCAATTCCACAATCATTGCTGATGATGGTACCGGAAGCCTGGGGTGCGGGTACCGAAATGTCGGATGAACAGCGCGCGTTTGACGAATATAATGCGACGTTTATGGCACCGTGGGATGGTCCCGCTGCTTTATGTTTCACCGATGGCATTCAAGTCGGCGCATTTCTTGACCGTAACGGATTGCGTCCATCGCGGTATACCTTGACCAACCAACGCCAACTGGTCGTCGCATCAGAATCCGGGGTCGTGGATATTGATCCCGGCGATATTGTTGAAAAGGGGATTCTGGCACCTGCAGAAATGCTGCTGCTTGATACAAGTACAGGACGGATTTTCAAAACCGATGAGCTAAAACGGCATTGTGCAGAAGGCTATCCATACCAACAATGGATCAATGCTAATCGGCTCACACTTGATCAATTGCCAGAGGTTCAGCCTAAAGAAGACATTGCACCTGATCAGCTCAAAAAACTATGGTTGCGGCACGGGTATACGCATGAAGTCATTCAGACAGCGTTGATCCCGATGGCTGAAAACGGCGGCGAACCTGTCTTGGCGATGGGGTTTGATTCGCCACTAGCAGTTTTAAGTAACCACCCGCAATCACTCTTCACCTACTTCAAACAATCTTTTGCGCAGGTGACTAACCCACCGATTGATCCATTGCGGGAAAAAGTAGTCATTGGAACATTTGGTTTTCTTGGCCGCGATGGCGATTGCACGCGCGATACTGCGGACAATTGTCACAAACTCAAAATTGATAGCCCTATTCTGGATGATCAAGCATACGCCAAAGTACTTAGTTTGGATTTGCCGCTTTTGAAGGTCGCTAAGTTATCTTTAGCCTACGATTTGACAGACCGACCTGATCGCCTGGCACATGTGCTCAAAGAATTGTTTACCCAAGCAGAAAATGCGATTGATAACGGGGCGACGATTCTAATCTTGACTGACCGGCCAGTTGCCGATAACCAGCTGACGATTCCGGTTCTTTTAGCCGTGTCGGGATTGCACAATTATCTGGTACGCCAAGGCAAAGGGACAGCGGCATCGCTAGTGGTGGATACGGCCGAAGCTTGCGAAATTCATCATTTTGCCTGCTTGGTCGGGTATGGTGCGGCGGCCATTCATCCTTATGGCGCATTTGCCACCTTGCGTGAGCGCGGCTATGACCAGCAGCTGCCGTCATTTTGTGCTGCTGCCACCAAAGGCATTATTAAGATTATGAGTCGGATGGGGATTTCGACGACTGCCGGCTATCAAGGAGCCCAGCTGTTTGAAGCGGTTGGACTGGCGGATGATGTCGTTGCCCAATACTTTACGGGCACCCCAAGCCGAATCGGCGGGATTAACCTGAATCAGTTGGAAAATGAGTACTATCAGAAGTATCAACTGGCTTTCAGTCATCATGCCATTGATGATTTACCTTCAGGCGGCAGCTTCCAATTCAAGGCGGATGGAGAAGCGCATCTTTATAACCCTAAGAGCATTTACCAGTTCCAAAAAGCGGTCAGAAGCGGTGACTATCAGGCCTATCAGCAGTATGCAGCCGAAGTAGAACAGGAAGCCAAAACAACTCCGGTCACCTTGCGTTCGATGTGGACGATCGTGCCAAGCGGCCAACAAGCGGTTCCTTTGAGTGAGGTCGAACCGGTCAGTGCCATTGTGAAACGCTTCAAGGCCGGGGCGATGAGTTTTGGTGCCCTTTCAGAAGAAGCGCATGAAACCATTGCGATTGCGATGAACCGGCTGGGCGCCCGAAGCAACTCGGGTGAAGGCGGTGAAAATCGCAATCGGTTCCATGTCGGGGCAGATGGCGTCAACCGCAACAGTAAGATCAAACAGGTTTCCACGGCACGATTTGGCGTCAATACCGAGTATCTGATGAGTGCCGAAGAAATTCAGATTAAAATGGCGCAAGGGGCTAAACCCGGTGAAGGTGGGCAACTACCTGCTGGCAAGGCATATCCGTGGGTGGCGAGCATCCGGGGTTCGATTGCCGGTGTTCAGCTGATTTCACCACCGCCGCATCATGATATTTACTCGATTGAAGATTTGGCCCAGTTGATTTACGATCTCAAACAAGTCAATCCTTATGCCAAGATCAACGTTAAGCTTGTGTCCTCGACCGGAGTTGGCACGATTGCCGCCGGAGTGGTGAAAGCCGGCGCGGATACGGTCGTCATCTCAGGTTATGACGGCGGAACCGGCGCCGCTCCTCGAAACTCCACGCGTGACTGTGGCTTGCCGTGGGAAATGGGATTGGCAGACGCCCACCAGACGCTGGCATTAAATCGATTGCGGCAGCGAACGACTTTGGAAGTTGACGGTAAACTCTTAACCGGGCGCGACATTGCGGTTGCGATCATGTTAGGTGCCGAAGAGTTCAGTTTTGGCACCCTGACCATGGTAGCGCTGGGATGCGTGATGATGCGAAAATGCAATCTCAACACCTGTCCGGTCGGCATCGCCACCCAGAATCCGGAATTGCGCAAACTCTACGCCGGACGCCCGGAAAACGTCATGCATATGATGCAATTTTTAGCCGAAGATCTGCGCGAACAAATGGCGGCTTTGGGTTATCGCACCGTAGATCAAATGGTTGGACACGGAGAACACCTAAAACCTCGCTATGTGCCATATGGCAAGGCAAAGACATTGAATTATGACCGAATGTTAGGCAAGACGGTTCCGATTGCGCGTAAAAAAGCCAATCCATTTAAGCCGAAATATGACTGGCCGGATTTGGATCGGTTTGCTGAAACCAGTCTTAAACAGCAAAATGCCACCTCGATTGATTTACCGATTAATAATGTGGATCGGGCGGTTGGAACGCGCCTAGGCGGATGGATTGCCGCGCATTTTGGCAATAATGGGTTGAAACCGGGGCAGCTGCAGTTTAACTATCACGGTACGGCAGGCCAGAGTTTTGGGGCGTTTATTACGCAAGGATTAGCCATCAAACTGGTCGGGGAAGCTAATGACTATGTGGGTAAAGGGCTTTCTGGCGGCCGGTTGATTGTGGCGGCACCAGAACAGGCGCGAGAACTTTATACGCATTCACCGATCGTCGGCAATGTTGCATGCTTTGGTGCAACAGGCGGTGAGGCTTACTTTAACGGGCGGGCCGGTGAACGTTTCTGTGTCCGTAATTCCGGGGCACAAGTGGTCGTTGAAGGCGTCGGCAATAACGGCTGCGAATATATGACCGGTGGGGTTGCCGTCATTCTAGGGCGCACAGGGCGCAATTTTGCGGCCGGGATGACCGGTGGCGTTGCGTATGTTTACGACTGGACACATGACTTTGCCAAAAATTGCAGCCAGGAGCTCGTGGACTTGTACCGGCTAGATGAAGCAGGCGATGATAGTGTGCTGCTGGATTTATTGAAAAAGCATGTGCAATATACACAATCCGAGACGGCCGAAATGATTTTGACACACTGGGAAACCGAGAAAACAAAGTTCGTGAAAGTTTATCCGCGTGATTATCATAAGATGCGCGATCTCATTCAAAAGTTTACCAAGCCCGAGTTGTCTGAAGAACAGGTCATTGAGCAGGCTTTTGACACGGCGATGGGCAATGGACACTAG
- the cbpA gene encoding cyclic di-AMP binding protein CbpA, giving the protein MLIKSLVLKKEFLTTVKETVTLEEALKILEDSGFRCVPILDESGTIFRGNIYKMHIYRHKSQGGDMSLPVTYLLKNATKTIPVNAPFFKVFFNIKDLPYIAVLDENANFYGILTHAKLLGMLSEAWNVDVGSYVLTVMSTGERGDLAKMSKILARYVSISGCITLDAKRDEFVRRTLFTLPAGTDENTLNEIVSRLEKKSFRVVEIDDLQSGQPLRVDEEL; this is encoded by the coding sequence ATGTTAATTAAGTCGTTAGTATTAAAAAAGGAATTCCTGACCACTGTCAAGGAAACGGTTACCCTTGAAGAAGCGCTGAAGATCCTTGAAGACTCCGGCTTTCGGTGTGTGCCGATCCTAGATGAGAGCGGCACGATCTTCCGCGGCAATATTTACAAGATGCATATCTATCGCCATAAATCTCAAGGCGGCGATATGAGTTTGCCGGTTACTTATCTGCTGAAGAATGCAACCAAAACCATTCCGGTCAATGCGCCATTCTTTAAGGTCTTCTTTAACATCAAGGATCTGCCGTACATTGCTGTTTTAGATGAAAATGCCAACTTCTATGGTATTTTGACTCACGCTAAACTGCTTGGGATGCTGTCAGAAGCTTGGAATGTCGATGTCGGCTCTTACGTTTTGACGGTCATGTCAACTGGTGAACGTGGAGACCTGGCAAAAATGAGTAAAATCCTTGCTCGCTACGTTTCGATTTCCGGTTGTATCACGTTGGATGCTAAGCGTGACGAGTTTGTGCGGCGGACGCTTTTCACCTTGCCGGCCGGTACAGATGAAAATACATTAAATGAAATTGTATCTCGACTAGAGAAGAAGAGCTTCCGGGTTGTCGAAATTGATGATCTCCAATCCGGTCAGCCGCTTCGAGTAGACGAAGAGCTTTAA
- the alr gene encoding alanine racemase, which yields MTIGNLRPATVLIDETAILHNVQHEVARLKKQTQLFAVVKADAYGHGMLRVAHVAKAAGASGFCVALLDEALDLRAANYTEPVLVLGIVPSQYAAIAAAQMVSLPLSSVDWLKQALPVLEAQPELPPLRLHIALDTGMGRIGFTDDQTLLDAVAFIQAHPKAFTIEGIFTHFATADDPDDAYFKQQVAKFNHMVALLPHRPRYVHVSNSATSLWHAACNGNMVRYGVAIYGLNPSGDVIPTTPFPLEPALSLESELTFCKQVHAGDGISYGVTYRATGDEFIGTVPVGYADGWLRRLQGFHVLVDGHPCEIVGRICMDQFMIRLPKAYPAGTKVVLIGQSGDQEITLLDVAKYSHTIHYEIASNLTSRLKRQSINPIAR from the coding sequence GTGACGATCGGTAACTTGCGACCAGCAACGGTTTTGATTGATGAAACGGCAATTTTGCATAATGTTCAACATGAGGTAGCGCGCTTGAAGAAGCAGACGCAACTGTTTGCTGTGGTGAAGGCGGATGCGTATGGACACGGTATGTTGCGGGTGGCGCATGTGGCTAAAGCGGCCGGTGCCAGCGGTTTTTGTGTGGCGTTGCTTGATGAGGCATTGGATTTACGAGCGGCTAACTATACAGAGCCAGTGCTGGTGTTGGGAATCGTTCCGAGTCAGTATGCTGCCATTGCGGCTGCGCAGATGGTTTCGTTACCGCTCAGTAGTGTTGACTGGCTCAAGCAGGCCTTGCCAGTTTTAGAGGCGCAACCGGAGTTACCACCATTGCGGCTGCATATCGCTTTAGATACCGGTATGGGGCGGATTGGTTTTACGGATGATCAGACACTTTTGGATGCCGTTGCCTTCATTCAAGCGCATCCCAAGGCGTTCACAATTGAAGGGATCTTCACGCATTTTGCTACGGCTGATGATCCTGATGATGCTTACTTCAAACAGCAAGTTGCCAAATTCAACCATATGGTGGCTTTGTTACCGCACCGGCCACGCTATGTCCATGTGTCAAATTCGGCAACAAGTCTTTGGCATGCAGCATGTAACGGCAATATGGTTCGTTATGGTGTGGCAATTTACGGTTTGAATCCATCAGGTGATGTGATTCCGACCACACCGTTTCCGCTTGAGCCGGCTTTGTCACTGGAGAGCGAATTAACTTTTTGCAAGCAAGTTCATGCCGGCGATGGGATTTCTTATGGGGTGACGTATCGCGCTACAGGTGATGAGTTTATCGGGACGGTGCCAGTCGGTTATGCAGATGGCTGGCTGCGGCGGTTACAGGGCTTTCACGTCTTAGTTGATGGTCATCCGTGTGAAATCGTCGGGCGAATTTGCATGGATCAGTTCATGATTCGCTTGCCAAAAGCTTATCCGGCAGGTACCAAAGTTGTGTTAATCGGGCAAAGTGGCGATCAGGAGATTACGCTTCTGGACGTTGCTAAGTATAGCCACACCATTCATTATGAAATTGCCAGCAATTTAACATCGCGGTTGAAACGTCAAAGTATCAACCCGATTGCGCGTTAA
- a CDS encoding type II toxin-antitoxin system PemK/MazF family toxin yields the protein MDVTVKRGDVFFADLSPVVGSEQGGNRPVLIIQNNVGNHYSPTVIVAAITSKIQKPKMPTHVGLRAKQDGVERNSVILLEQIRTIDKQRLQARVTALSSAKMAAVDRALAISVGLVSLPKPKTYNKN from the coding sequence ATGGATGTAACAGTCAAACGCGGGGATGTATTTTTCGCCGATTTATCGCCGGTTGTCGGGTCGGAACAAGGCGGCAACCGGCCCGTACTTATTATTCAAAACAATGTTGGTAACCATTATAGCCCCACTGTTATCGTGGCTGCCATTACCTCCAAAATCCAAAAACCCAAAATGCCCACCCATGTCGGTTTGCGCGCCAAGCAAGACGGGGTTGAGCGTAATTCAGTCATTTTGCTTGAACAGATTCGTACAATTGATAAGCAACGGTTACAGGCACGCGTTACCGCTCTTTCAAGTGCCAAAATGGCAGCGGTGGATCGGGCACTGGCGATATCGGTCGGACTCGTCAGCTTGCCTAAGCCGAAAACATATAATAAAAACTAA
- a CDS encoding antitoxin produces MKKETSVTVALDSAIKARLDAYCELNDMGVQDVITEAVAKFLQSQAPEINQLISGYVAMGQINTEISHAFSACESEAYAHIR; encoded by the coding sequence ATGAAGAAGGAAACGTCAGTAACGGTCGCGCTTGATAGTGCTATCAAAGCGCGTTTGGATGCCTATTGCGAGTTGAATGATATGGGTGTTCAGGATGTCATTACTGAAGCAGTGGCGAAGTTTTTGCAGTCACAAGCACCTGAGATCAATCAATTGATTTCTGGCTATGTGGCAATGGGACAAATCAATACGGAAATCAGCCATGCTTTCTCCGCCTGCGAAAGTGAGGCATACGCCCATATTCGATAA
- a CDS encoding glutamate synthase subunit beta encodes MADPKGFLKYQRKDNPMRPIMQRVKDFDALELDVSMEERRKQAARCMNCGIPFCHHGVFYGGGRAVSGCPNDNLIPEWNDLVYRAEDKRAFERLSRSNMLPDMTGRVCPAPCEVSCVQALNGPGVTIRNNEKYIIEQAFKNGWVVASGNPLQRTGKKVAVIGSGPAGISAAWRLNQLGHSVTIFERDDRFGGFLMYGIPNMKLPKIVVQRRIETLKQVGIELVANTEVGKDISADELKQQFDRVIVCTGARQARELPVPGRELGGIVQAVDFLKTATQTVLKDGTQANTQLKGKRVLVLGGGDTGNDCIATAIRQGCAGVTQLEITPALPPKRTAGNQWPEWPMTLKAGYGQKEAKALFGGDVTTYAATVTAFFGEHGQVSEAEISQVDHFKPIAGTEKKVKVDLVVLAMGFTGPEADVFDAFGITAKNTNFTTNDTQVYVAGDCRRGPSLVIWGIHEGRMCAEKVDASLQTLASEAL; translated from the coding sequence ATGGCAGATCCCAAAGGCTTTTTGAAGTATCAGCGCAAAGATAATCCCATGCGTCCAATTATGCAGCGGGTCAAGGATTTTGATGCGTTGGAACTGGACGTCAGCATGGAGGAACGACGTAAACAGGCAGCGCGGTGTATGAATTGTGGCATTCCATTTTGTCATCATGGCGTCTTTTATGGTGGCGGTCGCGCGGTCAGCGGGTGTCCCAATGACAATCTGATTCCCGAATGGAACGATCTGGTTTACCGTGCAGAAGACAAGCGCGCGTTTGAACGGTTGAGTCGCTCCAACATGTTACCGGATATGACAGGACGCGTTTGTCCGGCACCCTGTGAAGTTTCCTGCGTTCAAGCACTTAACGGTCCCGGCGTTACCATTCGTAACAATGAAAAGTACATCATCGAGCAGGCGTTCAAAAATGGCTGGGTTGTTGCATCCGGAAATCCGCTGCAACGTACCGGGAAAAAAGTGGCGGTCATTGGTAGTGGTCCGGCTGGCATTTCCGCGGCGTGGCGGCTTAATCAATTAGGCCATTCCGTGACAATATTTGAACGGGATGATCGCTTCGGTGGCTTTTTGATGTATGGCATTCCCAACATGAAGCTGCCAAAGATCGTTGTTCAGCGGCGTATCGAAACACTGAAGCAAGTCGGGATTGAATTAGTTGCCAATACGGAAGTCGGTAAAGATATTTCCGCAGATGAACTCAAGCAGCAATTCGACCGGGTTATTGTTTGCACAGGTGCTCGCCAGGCTCGTGAGTTACCAGTCCCGGGGCGCGAGTTAGGCGGTATTGTTCAGGCAGTTGATTTTCTCAAGACAGCAACTCAGACAGTCCTCAAAGATGGTACCCAAGCGAATACCCAATTGAAAGGTAAACGCGTCTTGGTTCTCGGTGGCGGGGACACGGGCAATGATTGTATTGCAACCGCGATTCGCCAAGGTTGTGCCGGTGTGACGCAACTTGAAATTACCCCGGCGTTACCACCCAAGCGTACTGCTGGCAATCAGTGGCCAGAGTGGCCCATGACGTTAAAAGCCGGTTATGGCCAGAAGGAGGCAAAAGCGCTCTTTGGCGGCGATGTGACCACCTATGCCGCTACGGTGACTGCTTTCTTTGGCGAGCATGGTCAAGTGAGTGAAGCCGAGATTAGCCAAGTCGATCATTTTAAACCGATTGCGGGAACAGAGAAGAAAGTCAAAGTTGATCTGGTAGTGCTGGCCATGGGCTTTACCGGTCCGGAAGCCGATGTTTTTGATGCATTTGGGATTACTGCCAAGAATACTAACTTCACAACCAATGATACCCAGGTTTATGTTGCTGGTGATTGTCGCCGCGGCCCCAGCTTGGTTATTTGGGGGATTCACGAAGGCCGCATGTGTGCGGAAAAAGTCGATGCATCCTTGCAAACATTGGCAAGTGAAGCGTTATAG
- the acpS gene encoding holo-ACP synthase encodes MIYGIGVDVTDLARIQAAQEKNHGFAAKILTPKELANYQQLDGRRAVEYLSGRFSAKESYSKAFGTGLGKVALQDVEVLNNELGKPIVTKHPFPGKAFVSISHSETLVFTEVILEKEGPERDDR; translated from the coding sequence ATGATTTATGGTATTGGAGTTGATGTGACGGACTTGGCGCGGATTCAAGCGGCTCAAGAGAAGAACCATGGATTTGCTGCTAAGATTTTGACGCCGAAAGAATTGGCGAATTATCAACAACTCGATGGTCGGCGGGCGGTGGAGTATTTATCCGGTCGCTTTTCGGCTAAGGAGTCCTACTCAAAAGCTTTTGGGACAGGGCTGGGTAAAGTTGCCTTGCAAGATGTGGAAGTTTTGAATAACGAACTCGGCAAGCCAATTGTGACGAAACATCCCTTTCCCGGAAAGGCATTTGTTTCCATTTCCCATAGTGAGACTTTGGTGTTTACCGAGGTAATATTAGAAAAAGAAGGTCCTGAACGTGACGATCGGTAA